Below is a genomic region from bacterium.
TCTTATCTAATTCCCCTCCCATGATAAAAAGTTGCACCTCGCTTATCTCTTCTTTAATCTTCGGAAAGATGTCTTTGATCAGATAAGTTATGCCATCTATATTATGAGGAGAAACACCACCTACAAACATTAAATTATGGGAATCACAGGGAGGTAATTTACCTATGTCTATATTTAACAAAAAAGGTGAGGTTATAATCTCTTTATTAGAAATATATCTCTCTAAAATTTCTTTATCCTTAGGAGTTACCGTTAAGATAGTCTTAAATTTACGGCAACATTTTATCTCATACCTAAAGGTGTTCTTCCAACGAAAATAAGCAAAAAGTTTAGAAAGACCAAACTTAGTAACCTTATATTCTCTTTGATAGCGGACAAATTCTACATCTTCTTCTAAAACAAAACTCTTAACTCGCCTAAAGTACTTAATAAAATATCCTGTCCACCAATATTCAAAGTGAACTAGATCGAACTTTTTAGACAAAGCTACTTCTTTAATCTTCTTTCGTAATGGCAGGCAATTAGCATATAAAAGGTCTTGAGGAATAAAAAAGAGTAAAGAAACTATAGAATTTATTACCTTAAATAGAGACCGATAAAGAAAGCTTTTTTTATTAGGATTAAGCACCGTATGAACTTCTACCTTTAGATCCCTGATGAATTTAGCATTCTTCACATCTTCCATACTATGACAAAGAGAGATAAGGGTCAGGTGGCAGCGAGAAGCTAAATATTTGATAAGTTCGTAAATCTTAATCCTTGATCCATAATCTAAAGGATAAGGCATGATAGGTGAAATAATAAGAATATTCTTCTTTTGATTAGTGGTCATATTCATCCTCAAGTTTTGAGATTGGCGGTGTCTTTTACTGCGATATTACTCCATTTTGCAGAGACCTCAAAGAGTAAAGAATGGACAATATCTATTTTTCCTTTTTCCTCCTTCGCCCACTTTGACACATAAATTTTCATTAATAAGTGCTATAATATATTGGCTTAGATAATGCAACTTAAATCTTTGCAAATGTCAGCCACAAAATCCAGCAATTCTAATTATGAAAATTTCTTTTTATTCTATAGGTGGATGAAAACTACTGTTTGCTGCGCCAGAAATTACCCACCCGCAAGACTTTTTTTGATGATATTCGTGCTTTGACTCGTTATCTGTATTTTGATAGCTGGGATTATCTTATGTGGTTTATGTTGAAGTGTTTATATTGAAGGGATTAGAAGAGAGGCATAAGATTAAGGTAGAAGAAAAAGGAATAAAAAGAGTTAGTCTTCTTTAAGTTAGCTTCAACT
It encodes:
- a CDS encoding glycosyltransferase family 4 protein, giving the protein MTTNQKKNILIISPIMPYPLDYGSRIKIYELIKYLASRCHLTLISLCHSMEDVKNAKFIRDLKVEVHTVLNPNKKSFLYRSLFKVINSIVSLLFFIPQDLLYANCLPLRKKIKEVALSKKFDLVHFEYWWTGYFIKYFRRVKSFVLEEDVEFVRYQREYKVTKFGLSKLFAYFRWKNTFRYEIKCCRKFKTILTVTPKDKEILERYISNKEIITSPFLLNIDIGKLPPCDSHNLMFVGGVSPHNIDGITYLIKDIFPKIKEEISEVQLFIMGGELDKIFSAYHGQNGIFVLGFVPDIRYYISQCSILVAPLRIGSGIKGKIIEAMMYNRAVVTTNVGAEGIGLTHEKDVLIADTTEEFVSWTVKLLREKKLREDLIKNASRLVKENYSQIGAYKKFFEIYKV